A DNA window from Verrucomicrobiia bacterium contains the following coding sequences:
- a CDS encoding sigma-70 family RNA polymerase sigma factor yields the protein MRRHGRSPEDSQDLTQAFFAKLLARNQIALGDRERGRFRTFLLHSFENFLHNEHARATRQKRGGGREFISWDPQSAEEQYARDPFPEMSPQRIFERRWASTLLSETLGRVRREFHSNSREELFDLLEPHLWGDDTGTPYAQIAAQLNMTVVAIRVTMHRLQARYRDLLREEIAQTIGPDEDVDSELRYLRRILTT from the coding sequence GTGCGGCGCCACGGGCGCTCGCCGGAGGATTCGCAGGACCTGACCCAGGCATTCTTCGCGAAGCTCCTGGCCAGGAATCAGATTGCGCTTGGGGACCGCGAGAGGGGCCGTTTCCGCACATTTCTGCTGCATTCCTTCGAGAACTTTCTGCACAACGAGCATGCGCGGGCCACGAGGCAGAAGCGTGGCGGTGGACGGGAGTTCATCTCCTGGGATCCGCAAAGCGCCGAGGAGCAGTACGCCAGGGATCCGTTTCCGGAGATGTCGCCGCAGCGGATCTTCGAGCGACGCTGGGCGTCAACGCTTCTCTCGGAGACGCTGGGGCGGGTGCGGAGGGAGTTTCATTCGAACAGCCGGGAGGAATTGTTTGATCTGTTGGAACCCCATTTGTGGGGAGACGACACGGGCACGCCCTATGCGCAGATCGCCGCTCAACTCAACATGACGGTCGTGGCCATCCGGGTGACGATGCACCGGTTGCAAGCGCGGTACCGCGACCTGCTGCGGGAGGAGATCGCCCAGACCATCGGACCGGATGAGGACGTCGATAGCGAACTGAGATATCTGCGGCGCATTCTCACGACGTGA
- a CDS encoding protein kinase encodes MLDLAAFSGEEPGSMDGGAANTAVPSGGEPVGLRFGDYVLEQEIAHGGMGVVYRARQISLNRIVAVKLLLLGRYSSNESIERFKREARSAAALRHPNIVAIHEVGECDGQHFFSMEYIDGRSLAELLREGPVPSPRAAEFARVLAQAMHYAHGQGVLHRDLKPSNVLIDDLGQIRITDFGLAKRLDGSSDLTLTGHLVGTPNYLAPEQAAGRQAEVGPASDVYAIGALLYELLTGRPPFLAQSLQETLLLIRDTEPVAPRVLNRAVARDLETICLKCLQRRPAQRYMSAQALADDLGRFLDHAPIKARPVTALERLVKWVRRSPGIAGLLGVTTLAVVSLVASQSVMGWRLARASRITQQANIELAQTVRDLEWEKAENLAQAGKTADALSYFNRFLRSNLQDDVVASRILSTLNLRNFAVPASEPLRHGGPVVHAEFSTDDRFVLTASSDGTARLWETATSRPILVVTNGHPVAGAALLAQGTRFATIHRGGVGLWDVRTGQSLARFAADPMSGPVLCVSPDGERIAFPDELNVLVIHARSGQPVCPPLPIPDPLFQARFSPDGQQLITGTMQQQVAVWDLSRGGHFMEPWAIKKGCADFSPGGASVAVASVDGILYLFDAKSGAELRRSTIPLGDPFLVRFVSGGRRILTVSWNSPVQMWDVSSLEPIGTPFGIAQWISDFDVTTDSRYLLTGSRQGAVRLWELDGGDAACEPFEHESSIATVRFNANGSLAVTASADGTARIWDLRMRSARVPRVRMAENIRAALFSPDGGRVLTVSLNEARIWDAQLSQPLGAPMQDRSIHGAGFSADGQLIYTSSLYHHVRLWNAHTGVPVGEPLAHSREVWNCAFTRDGRSLITTCRDGRARVWDVGTGSLRIPPIVHPDDVINLSIAPDDERFVTGCIDGAARVWSASSGARLSLPMWHKGVLWAVAFSPDGLKIVTGSADRTAQVWDSRSGQPMGVPMRHDKAVFHAAFSPDSRFVLTSSEDGTARVWNGTTGQPVSRWMRHRDAIWSARYSPNGRLVATASNDGTACLWDARTGYPVSERLRHDGEVHRVNFSPDSQRLLTGSADGVVRVWEVGLPPVPVAPAFLELAEALTGKRLGSDGEIHLVPQPQLRELRDRLMSGTQDDYYSRWGRWLFRDRLTDPAPAFLP; translated from the coding sequence ATGCTTGACCTCGCCGCATTCTCCGGGGAAGAGCCAGGATCCATGGATGGCGGGGCGGCGAACACGGCGGTCCCGTCTGGAGGCGAACCGGTTGGATTGCGCTTCGGCGACTACGTCCTGGAGCAGGAGATTGCGCATGGCGGGATGGGGGTTGTCTATCGGGCACGCCAGATCAGCCTCAACCGGATCGTCGCGGTGAAGTTGCTGCTTCTGGGCCGGTATTCGAGCAACGAAAGCATCGAACGGTTCAAGCGCGAAGCCCGGTCCGCGGCGGCCCTGCGCCATCCGAACATCGTTGCGATCCATGAGGTTGGGGAGTGTGACGGGCAGCACTTCTTTTCGATGGAGTACATCGATGGACGCAGCCTTGCGGAGTTGCTCAGGGAGGGACCGGTCCCGTCGCCGCGGGCCGCCGAGTTTGCCCGGGTCCTTGCCCAGGCGATGCATTACGCTCACGGACAGGGGGTGCTGCATCGCGACCTGAAGCCCTCGAACGTGTTGATCGACGATTTGGGGCAGATCCGGATCACTGACTTTGGTCTTGCCAAGCGGCTTGATGGCAGCAGCGATCTCACGCTGACCGGCCATCTGGTGGGCACACCGAACTATCTCGCACCCGAACAGGCTGCAGGCCGGCAGGCGGAGGTCGGTCCGGCGAGCGACGTGTACGCGATCGGGGCCTTGCTCTATGAGTTGCTGACTGGCCGGCCTCCTTTCCTCGCGCAATCCCTGCAGGAGACGCTCCTTCTCATTCGAGACACCGAGCCTGTGGCACCGCGGGTCTTGAACCGGGCCGTGGCGCGGGACCTCGAAACCATCTGTCTCAAGTGCCTGCAGAGGCGTCCGGCCCAGCGGTACATGTCCGCGCAAGCCCTGGCGGACGATCTGGGGCGCTTTCTGGACCATGCGCCCATCAAGGCACGCCCTGTCACCGCGCTGGAACGTCTGGTGAAGTGGGTTCGCCGCTCCCCCGGAATCGCCGGCCTTCTGGGGGTCACCACGCTGGCGGTCGTGAGCCTGGTCGCCAGCCAGTCGGTCATGGGCTGGCGTCTGGCCCGAGCCAGCCGGATCACACAACAGGCGAACATCGAACTGGCACAGACCGTTCGCGACCTGGAATGGGAGAAGGCGGAGAATCTGGCGCAGGCGGGCAAGACCGCCGATGCCCTGTCGTATTTCAACCGATTCCTTCGCTCCAACCTCCAGGACGATGTTGTGGCGAGTCGCATCCTTTCCACACTCAACCTTCGGAATTTCGCGGTGCCCGCCAGCGAACCGTTGCGTCATGGGGGACCCGTCGTTCATGCGGAGTTCAGCACCGACGACCGATTCGTACTGACGGCGTCGAGCGATGGGACGGCACGCCTTTGGGAGACGGCGACGTCACGCCCCATCCTGGTGGTTACAAACGGCCATCCCGTGGCCGGCGCGGCGCTTCTGGCTCAAGGCACGCGATTCGCCACCATCCACCGCGGTGGTGTGGGGCTCTGGGATGTTCGAACGGGACAAAGCCTCGCCCGCTTTGCGGCTGACCCCATGTCCGGGCCCGTCCTTTGCGTCAGCCCGGATGGGGAGCGGATCGCCTTTCCGGATGAGCTCAACGTACTCGTGATCCATGCCCGATCCGGGCAGCCGGTTTGTCCTCCTCTCCCTATTCCAGATCCCCTGTTCCAGGCGCGATTCAGTCCGGACGGCCAGCAGCTCATCACGGGGACCATGCAGCAACAGGTGGCGGTTTGGGACCTTTCGAGGGGAGGTCACTTCATGGAGCCCTGGGCGATCAAGAAGGGCTGCGCGGACTTCAGCCCCGGTGGCGCCAGCGTGGCCGTGGCATCGGTGGATGGAATCCTCTATCTGTTCGACGCGAAGTCCGGCGCCGAGCTCCGGCGGAGCACCATTCCGTTGGGGGACCCATTCCTGGTGCGGTTCGTCAGTGGCGGCCGGAGGATCCTGACGGTGTCATGGAACTCACCGGTGCAAATGTGGGATGTCAGTTCCCTGGAGCCGATCGGAACGCCCTTCGGAATTGCGCAATGGATTTCGGACTTCGACGTCACGACCGACAGCCGCTATCTCCTGACCGGGAGTCGGCAGGGGGCGGTGAGACTATGGGAATTGGATGGAGGCGATGCGGCCTGTGAACCGTTTGAACACGAAAGTTCCATCGCCACGGTCCGCTTCAATGCCAATGGTAGCCTTGCGGTGACCGCGTCCGCGGATGGCACGGCACGGATCTGGGACCTGCGAATGAGAAGCGCGAGGGTCCCCCGGGTTCGGATGGCGGAGAATATTCGCGCCGCCCTGTTCAGTCCTGACGGCGGGCGTGTTCTGACGGTCTCCTTGAACGAAGCGAGGATTTGGGATGCCCAGTTGTCACAGCCTCTCGGTGCGCCGATGCAGGACAGGAGCATTCATGGCGCCGGCTTCTCGGCGGACGGGCAACTGATCTACACATCGTCCCTCTATCATCACGTGCGCCTCTGGAATGCGCACACGGGCGTTCCTGTTGGCGAACCGCTGGCACATTCCCGGGAGGTTTGGAACTGCGCGTTCACGCGCGATGGCCGTTCGTTGATCACCACGTGCCGGGACGGTCGTGCGCGGGTGTGGGATGTCGGAACCGGCAGCCTTCGGATCCCGCCCATCGTTCATCCGGATGACGTGATCAACCTGAGTATCGCACCGGACGATGAACGCTTTGTCACGGGCTGCATAGACGGCGCAGCGCGGGTCTGGTCGGCCAGTTCAGGCGCCCGGTTGAGCCTGCCGATGTGGCACAAGGGGGTCCTCTGGGCGGTGGCATTCAGCCCCGACGGACTGAAGATCGTCACCGGCTCCGCCGACAGGACCGCGCAGGTCTGGGACAGTCGATCGGGGCAACCCATGGGAGTGCCCATGCGCCACGACAAGGCGGTGTTTCATGCCGCCTTCAGTCCCGACAGCAGGTTCGTCCTGACCTCTTCGGAGGATGGGACCGCGCGCGTCTGGAATGGAACGACAGGTCAGCCGGTTTCCCGCTGGATGCGGCATCGGGACGCGATCTGGTCCGCCCGTTACAGCCCGAACGGACGGCTGGTCGCCACGGCGTCCAATGACGGCACGGCGTGCCTCTGGGATGCCCGAACCGGCTACCCTGTCAGTGAGCGCCTGAGACACGACGGCGAGGTTCACCGGGTTAACTTCAGTCCGGACTCACAACGTTTGTTGACGGGATCGGCGGACGGCGTGGTCCGTGTCTGGGAAGTCGGTCTTCCGCCCGTCCCGGTCGCTCCTGCATTTCTGGAGCTGGCAGAGGCCTTGACGGGTAAGCGTCTGGGCAGCGACGGTGAAATCCATCTCGTACCCCAACCGCAACTGCGGGAGCTTCGTGACCGGCTGATGAGCGGTACACAGGATGATTATTATTCCCGATGGGGACGATGGCTGTTTCGCGACCGACTGACGGACCCGGCACCGGCCTTCCTGCCCTAA
- a CDS encoding alpha/beta fold hydrolase codes for MARVLPGDAGSWQREWTVTADRIAAIGDACAARGHAVSAREAWLRASNYYRTSYLMHYGAPTAPEVLHGFERESETFRGFAERADSLLEPVEIPYEGTTLPGYFCRAPGASRPARTLIATNGYDSTIHEMYFAFAIAANRRGCHCLLFDGPGQGRVLIRQGLRMRPDWENVIRPVVDFAMTRPEIDPNRIALAGWSFGGYLALRGAGGEPRLAACAADPGLMSLLAPLRKICPDLPGEVLAKPSEADPAQLAPLVALIESTAELRWSILQRGFWVHGVRSVAEFLGVAGQYTNEGILRSIRCPVFVAWQESDPLAATAPEVYEALRAPGTLVRFLASEGAGGHCAMTGRSLLHQRMFDWLDDVLGTH; via the coding sequence ATGGCCCGTGTGTTGCCCGGCGACGCAGGTTCGTGGCAACGGGAATGGACGGTGACCGCGGACCGGATTGCGGCCATCGGGGATGCGTGCGCGGCGCGTGGACATGCCGTGAGTGCGAGGGAAGCCTGGTTGCGGGCCTCGAACTACTACCGGACCTCGTACCTCATGCATTACGGGGCACCGACGGCACCTGAGGTGTTGCACGGCTTCGAACGCGAGTCGGAGACCTTTCGGGGCTTTGCGGAGCGCGCCGATTCCCTCCTCGAACCGGTGGAGATTCCGTACGAGGGCACGACGCTTCCCGGCTACTTCTGCCGGGCGCCGGGTGCGTCAAGGCCGGCAAGAACGCTGATTGCAACGAATGGCTACGACTCGACGATTCATGAGATGTACTTTGCCTTCGCCATCGCAGCGAACCGACGGGGTTGTCATTGTCTGCTTTTCGATGGACCGGGGCAGGGACGGGTCCTGATCCGGCAGGGTCTCCGGATGCGGCCGGACTGGGAGAACGTGATACGGCCGGTGGTGGATTTCGCCATGACGCGCCCCGAGATCGACCCGAACCGGATTGCGCTCGCGGGCTGGAGCTTTGGTGGGTATCTCGCGCTCCGCGGCGCGGGCGGGGAGCCGCGCCTGGCAGCCTGTGCGGCGGACCCGGGTCTTATGAGCCTGCTGGCACCGCTTCGGAAGATTTGCCCGGACCTGCCGGGTGAAGTCCTGGCGAAGCCCTCCGAGGCCGATCCGGCCCAACTGGCACCGCTGGTGGCGCTGATCGAGTCCACGGCCGAGCTGCGATGGAGCATCCTGCAGCGCGGATTCTGGGTCCACGGGGTCCGTTCGGTGGCCGAATTCCTTGGCGTTGCGGGGCAGTACACGAACGAGGGGATCCTGCGGTCGATTCGTTGTCCGGTGTTTGTAGCGTGGCAGGAGAGTGATCCTTTGGCGGCGACGGCGCCCGAGGTTTATGAGGCGCTCCGGGCGCCCGGGACGCTGGTGCGGTTCCTCGCGTCCGAGGGCGCCGGCGGCCACTGCGCGATGACAGGGCGATCCCTGTTGCACCAGCGAATGTTCGACTGGCTCGACGATGTGCTGGGGACCCACTGA